caggagtttgaaaccagcctgggcaacacagtgagactctatatctacaaacatttgtaaaaatgttctgggcgtggtggcataccgCAGAGTCCCGGCTACtccagaggtggaggcaggaggattacttgagtccaagacattccagactgcagtgagctatggtgacAGTACATGCCAACCCtagtgacagagaccctgtctctgaaaaaacaaaagacagggGCAATGATCCTACCCTCAGAGAAAGGCTGTGGGGGTTAAATGAACCTCTGGCACTGTTCTCCCAAAGCCAAACTATCAGCAAGGGCAGACCTTGAACTTGAATTTGTGTCTGTCTGGCTCCAAACCAACTCCGTTCATGCTTGAAGTATCATGATTGTTCAAGGAATGGTCTTGTTGCTTTTGTTATTAAGAAGCCCAACAGCCCAACATTGAAGAGAGCAAAGGAAGTGTGTTGGCTTCACATGCATTCTAAGCAAGACTGATAAAGGCTAAAGGCAAGTGGGGCAGAAACTGGGGTGCCTCATTCCTGTGTTTCCCTCCATCGCCTCCTCCCATCAGGTCCTCAATAAAGCCTGGCAGCCTGGATTTGTGCTGAAAGCCCTTGGAGCAGGCAGAGGTACCCACACAGCCCTGCTATTCAGCATGCTTTgggccttcctctcccttccctatCTGTTCTTTCCTCAGTTTCCACAGCAGGAAAATGAGAATCATCAGAGTAAGTGCCTCATagtgttgttgtgaggattcCAGAGGGTAAACCAAGGAGTGGTCTCAGCACCATGGCTGGCACAGTTAGTGCTTAACaaatttgttattgttattattattattttgagacagagtctcactctgttgcccgggctggagtgcagtggcgtgatctcctctcactgcaacctccgcctcctgggttcaagagattctcctgcctcagtctcccgagtagctgggattacaggtgtgtgccaccacgcccggctaatttttgtgtttttagtaaacacagggtttcaccatgttggtcagattggtctcgaactcctgaccttgtgatccacccacctcagccttccaaagtgccaggattacaggcgtgagccactgcgccctattattattatttgttgttgttgtttttgagatggagtcttgctcttgttgcccaggctggagtacagtagcatgatctcaggtcactgcaacgtctgcctccagggttcaagcgattctcctgcctcagcctcctgagtagctgggattataggcacgtgctaccacgcccagctaattttttgtatttttagtggagacggagtttcatcatattggccaggatggtctctgacctcaggtgatccacccgcctcagcctcccaaagtgcagggattacaggtgtgagccacctgaccaaatttgttattattattaatgccCTGTCCCTGCCCTTGGGGAACTGCGAAACGTGTTGGGAAAAAGAATACTCttttgccagatgtggtggctcaagcactttgggaggccgaggtgggtggatcacttgaggtcaggagtttgaggccagtctgactaacatagtgaaaccctgtctgtactaaaatatacaaaattagctgggcttggtggtgtatgcctgtaatcccagctactcgggaggctaaggcaggagaatcgcttgaacctgggaggcagaggttgcagtgagccgagatcgtgccactgcactccagcctgggcaacaagagcaaaactccgtatcaaaaaacaaacaaacaaacaaacaaaatctttttaatgacataattttataaagCAGTGTGTAAAATAAGAcccaataattaaaaaacaaaaaaacaacaaaaaaaccccagaaatatacatatgtagaaaAAGACCAGAAGGAAATGTTGGCAGCACTTGACTCTTGGTGGTGAAATTACAgatctttatttgatttttcttctttgtgcttttgtgtattttctacattttccacaATGCACATAGCACTTTTACAATcaaggaaaaacaataacaacaaaaaatgcaacGTAAATCCTGAGAGGAGCTATCACCTGCATTTGGGCTCTTGGGGGGATGGTCCAGGGGAAGTGGATTTAGCACAGCCTGGAAGATTGGGAGAATGTGAACTAGGGAGGGGAGCCAGGTGAAGCCTTTTTGTTCCTTGGTTTTTGTCTGTCTCCTCTAGACTACgggttccttgagggcaggatcTGTGGTCTggcttgttcactgctgtatccctagcATCTTACAAAACAAAAGCCTGGTGCTTAGTAGGTAATCAGTAAATACAAATCTAGTGAATGAATACATGACCTTGACAGCTCTGCTTAGCCTAGGAGACAAGGATGTTCTCAGTTCGCTGTCCAGCTGGTCTGCTGCCAAAACTGAGGTGCACGGTTTCCATGGCAACAGAAGAGGGCCCGACAGgccagcagcaggaggcagatgCAGGGATTGTGAGCTCTGCATGTTTTCAAGGTGTGGCCTAGAAATCGGGAACATGGCAGTAGGTTCTTTCAACAGAtgttgagagaaaaaaagctTCATAAATACGGCTCAGTTGTTCACCAGGCAGGTTTGTCAAGTCAATCAATGAAAAACTCGGGCAAGTAGTCGAGGTCTTTAAAGGTGACATGGGAGGCTCTTAGTGTTTGAAAGGCTAGGAACTCAGGAAAGTTTGGTTTTAGTCTAAACTCTGACTAagggtgtgaccttgggcaaattacttaacctctctgggcctcattcataaaatgaggtTTGACCAGcactaaaattatttataaaaagacatgtgtggtaggaatgtaaaatggtggagTCACTGTGGAAGAGTCTGGTGGTTCCTCAGTAAGTTATACACAGGattacccagcaattccactcctaggtatacacccaagagaaCTGAAGATAGGCACTCAAATAAATACTtgtgcacaaatgttcatagttGCACTATCCATAATAACTAAAAggcatcaatggatgaatggataaaggcagtatatccatacaatggcgTATCATTCagccagtcataaaaaggaatgaagtatttatacataatacaacatgaatgaaccttgaaaacattacgttaactgaaagaagccagacccaaaagGTCACATACAGTATTGTATAATTCCATCTAAATAAAATATccaggcggggcatggtggcttatgtgtataatcccagcactttgggaggctgaggtgggcaaatcacctgaggtcaggagttcaagactagtctggccaacatggcaaaaccctgttgctactgaaaatacaaaaattagctgggcatggtggcgtgagtctgtaatcccagctacctgggagactgaggcaggagaatcgcttgaacccaggaggcagaggttgtagcgagctgagattgcaccactgcactccagcctgggtgaccgagtgagactttgtctcaaaaagataaaaaataaataaataaataaaatatccagaataggtaaatccatagagacagaatgcagatttgtggttgccaggggatggagggagaagggaaTGGAAAGTGACTTATTAATGTGTATGGAGTTTTCTtttgggatgataaaaatgttttgcaacTCGACACAGGTgctggttgcacaacattgtaaatCTACTAGGTGCTAGtcaattatacactttaaaattgttaattttatgtcatgtaaatgttacatcaaaaaaaaaaaaaaaagacatgttctGCAAGCATGCCTTTTCGCCTGAAGTTACATAATGGATTCCTGGGAGCCTGAGAGATGGGCAAGACTGAGAGTAATGGATGAAGTGGAGAGGTTACTCCCACCCCCACAATCACACTGCCAAGGTGACATTTGGATAAAAGCTCCCAGGTGGGATCAGAATGGCATCTGGACTGTCTCTGGCCACTTCCCCAAGGTAGGATCCCGGGCCACCCTGGCTCCTTGACCCTCAAGCTGCCTATCTGCAAAACAGGGCTGATGCATGTTCCCTGTTTTCCTTAGAGGACCATGGATGAGGGTCCTGAGAGCACCCTATGAACCCACCTTCACAGGGTGAACCCATTGGATGGGGCCAGTCATGGCACCCTGTTTTCTAAGTATAGCAGGCAGAGAGTCAGTTCCTGGTTCAAGTGGAGCCATGGAAGGGTGACAGGTTTCCGAAGCCACTGGTGAGAAAGGGGTAGTTTTAccagtttgaatcctggctccatcactatctgtgtggccttgggcaggttactCCTTACCCAGTTCCAATGGTAGAATGGGAATATCTACACCTACTATGGAGAGACGATGTGTGTATACACTGGACACTCAGAGCAAACccttctttatctctcttttttttttttttaagacagtttcgctcttgttgcctagactggagtgcaatgacgcgatctcggctggccgcaacctccgcctcccgggttccagtgattctcctgactcaaccttccgagtagctaggattataggcatgtgccaccacgcccggctgattttttatttttagtagagacggggtttctccatgttggtcagactggtctcgaactcccgacctcaggtgctccgcccacctcagcctcccaaagtgctgggattacaggcgtgagccgccgcgcccggacCCTTTCCCAGCAGCTCCCTCAAAAATAAAACGTGCCAGTTCCCAAAATCCGCCCAAGAAAGCTGTGGCTCAGAGAAGGAGTCACTAGCCCAAGGTGACAGTGAGTCTGCGCTTAGGACAcagaactcctggcttcatgtcCAGGGAACTTTCTTCAAGCCTCTAAGGCTCATTCATCCTCTCCAACAGAGTTTGGCATATACTATGCCCTAGAGCGGAGGTGTGCAAGACAGGTGCTGCTGTCCCCGTGTATAGGTTAAGGAACAGTCAGTTTAACTGAATCTCAGGGAGGCCAAGTGACTAAGCACCGGGACACAAAACCAGAAGGTAGATGTCTCGATTTTGAACTCGGATCAAACGCCAGGGCAACGCCCGGAAGCCTCAGGGCGCGCGTGGCTGGGCGCGAGCTCGGCGCGTAGCGGTGGGAATCCCGAGCGGAGTTGGAAGCCGGGCCCGTTCATTTGCATGCTAATACCCAGAATGCTTTTCCCCCGCACACCGCTTCTCTTAATGGAAGCGCTCAGTTTGGAACCGTGGAAAGTTTGGAACACATACTTCGCTCCCTCTTTGCAACTGTGGGAACTTCCCGCCCGCACACGCGGCGCCTGCTGCCTGGGGCTCTGCGCCAGGCGGCCGCCAGCGCTTCCTGGGAAGGCAAACCTTGGTGTACAACTCTAGCGCGGTAGCATCCCCGGGCGGGCCGGGGACAAAGCGCCGAGGCCTGGCGGCAGGGCCCATAACCAGAACACCCGGCGTCTCACAGGGCTGCGGGCGCTGGGGATGCTCCCGGCTTGGAGAGGCCCGAGAGTGTCCCCGACTCCTCCGGCACCCCCACTTCCCCAAGAACTGCTGGGGCTTCCGGGGGTCCCTGCCCCGTCCATCGCCCTCATATTGTCGCCTCCCGGAGCTGGTGACTTCACGCTCCCCGGGGACAAAGCTCTGCGTGCTGGGTTTGGGGGAGAAGCTGGACGCTGGCCTCATCTCCCCAGCTCTTCCGGGCGCGCAGCCCATCAGTTCGGTCCATGTACCGGGTGCAGAAGGAGCTCCGGAGGTTCGGCCTGTCTCCGGCCAGGACCCCGGGCCCTCTCTGGTGTTTGAAGCAGGAAGGCGGTCGCAGGCGACTTCAGGGGATTTCGCGCATGAAAGCGGGGCTCCGAAGGGTGGACGACGCCCGCTCGACCTGCGAGTGCGCATCGCAGGCTGGGGGGCCCGGATCCGCACCCCTCAGTTCCTGCCCCCCCCAACCCTGCTAGCCGCCACTCTCAgcgggcaggggaggggcagcGGGAGCTGGTTTGCTGGCTCGGCGCTTCGTTTGCATTGGTCAGGGGGGGCTGAGACTGCAGCCCCCGGCCCCGCGGGCGGGGTGGGGAGGCGGGGGCCGGACGGGGGCTCAGGCTGCTCTAGCATTGGCGGATctggggaatggggagggggGGCAGGAAGCGGGGGGAGCAGAgctgcggggggggggggggggtgataGGGAGGGGGGGGGACGTGCATCCTCGGCTTGGTGGGGGGGGGGCGCTCGGCACAAAGAAAGTGGAAAGTTTGCAGCGCGAGGCGGCCCGGACTAGGCATCCGGGCGCGCACGTGCAAGGCCGGGGGCGCCAGGGGCCCCCCACTCTGAGCTCgccgtttcttttttttctgcaagCGAGAGGGGGGGGTGTTGTTGGTATcgccccctccttctcctccccccaGGGGTGAAAGTGCAAGAGGAAGTGCAGCCGCTGCCATCTTTCCTCCGCTCCGAACACACGGAGCCCGGGGCCGCAACGCCGCCGCTCCGCCGCCGCCTTCTCCCGGCCCGGGGAAGGGCCTActctgccgccgccgccgccgcccgcccgctccagccgccgccgccgccaccgccctCCAGGCTCCGGGACCCGGCCCGCGCCACCGCCCCCGTGCgcgccccgccgccgccgccttcgCCTTTTGTTTCCTCCGCTCCGGCGCCCCCGCCCCGGCTCGCGCTTTGCAGGGGACGCAGCGCGCGCCCCCAGCGGGCCCGGGAAAAGCCGCGGCGCGCGCGCGCGCCTGCGCGGCGGACCCCCCCCTTCTCCTCCCCGCGTGCGCGTGCCCCTCTTGGCTGCGCGCCGGCGCCGCCTGGCGGGCGGGAGGGGAGGTGGCAGGCGCGTTTGCAGGAGGGGCGCACCTCTTCGCTCGCGCACCCCCCCGGAAGGTAGACCGGGAAGGGGAGGCGGGCGGGCGGAGAGGAGAGAGCGGCGCGCAGTCCAGCGAGGGCGGGGGTTGGCTATGTGGGGGATGGTGGTGCACCCCGCAGTCTAGACAGTCCGATCCGGGCTGGGGGCGTGTACGCTTGGCGCACCTGCGAGACTACAGAGCCCCGGGCCGGCACGTGTGGGGAGTGTGGACACGTCTGTTGTGCCCCGCTTCTCGCTGcctaggggaagggagggggcggGCAGGTGCGGCGGCCGGGCTAGTGGGAGGGGGCGGCGGCCATGGAGCGGGTGAACGACGCTTCCTGCGGCCCGTCTGGCTGCTACACGTACCAGGTGAGCAGACACAGCACGGAGATGCTGCACAACCTGAACCAGCAGCGCAAGAACGGCGGGCGCTTCTGCGACGTGCTCCTGCGGGTAGGCGACGAGAGCTTCCCAGCGCACCGCGCCGTGCTGGCCGCCTGCAGCGAGTACTTTGAATCGGTGTTCAGCGCCCAGTTGGGCGACAGCGGAGCTGCGGACGGGGGTCCGGCTGATGTAGGGGGCGCGACGGCAGCCCCAGGCGGCGGGGCCGGGGGCAGCCGGGAGCTGGAGATGCACACTATCAGCTCCAAGGTATTTGGGGACATTCTGGACTTCGCCTACACTTCCCGCATCGTGGTGCGACTGGAGAGCTTTCCCGAACTCATGACGGCCGCCAAGTTCCTGCTGATGAGGTCGGTTATCGAGATCTGCCAGGAAGTCATCAAACAGTCCAACGTACAGATCCTGGTACCCCCTGCCCGCGCCGATATAATGCTCTTTCGCCCCCCTGGGACCTCGGACTTGGGCTTCCCTTTGGACATGACCAACGGGGCAGCCTTGGCAGCCAACAGCAATGGCATCGCGGGCAGCATGCAGCCAGAGGAGGAGGCAGCTCGGGCGGCTGGTGCAGCCATTGCAGGCCAAGCCTCCTTGCCTGTGTTACCTGGGGTGGACCGCTTGCCCATGGTGGCTGGACCCCTATCCCCACAACTGCTGACTTCCCCATTCCCCAATGTGGCATCCAGTGCCCCTCCCCTGACTGGCAAGCGAGGCCGGGGCCGCCCAAGGAAGGCCAACCTGCTGGACTCAATGTTTGGGTCCCCAGGGGGCCTGAGGGAGGCCGGCATCCTTCCATGCGGTCTGTGTGGGAAGGTGTTCACTGATGCCAACCGGCTCCGGCAGCATGAGGCCCAGCACGGTGTCACCAGCCTCCAGCTGGGCTACATCGACCTTCCTCCTCCGAGGCTGGGTGAGAATGGGCTACCCATCTCTGAAGACCCCGACGGCCCCCGAAAGAGGAGCCGGACCAGGAAGCAGGTGGCTTGTGAGATCTGCGGCAAGATCTTCCGTGATGTGTATCATCTCAACCGGCACAAGCTGTCCCACTCTGGGGAGAAGCCCTATTCCTGCCCTGTGTGTGGGCTGCGGTTCAAGAGAAAAGACCGCATGTCCTACCATGTGCGGTCCCATGATGGGTCCGTGGGCAAGCCTTACATCTGCCAGAGCTGTGGGAAAGGCTTCTCCAGGTGAGGAAAGGCCCCCTCTTCCTCCCCTGCTCCGCTGCCACACGTATCTTAGTCCTGAAAAGGCCCCTGCCAAGATCCGGGGCGGTGGCATTTGTGGGGGTCACTTGACCTTATAGAGTCATGCCAGGTTTGGGAGAGTGTTTTAAGGGCCCTTATTTTGAGATGGTATGCCTGAGACCTGCTTTCTGTTCCCTCAGGGAAGTTCTTTGACGCTAAGTGTGCCTTACTGTCTCTCCTCCTGGGGCGGGATTCCTCAGGCCAGAGCCACTGGACCTCACCATTCTTCTCCCTGGGCTCCCTTTGTGTTTCCGGCACCAGGCGTGGGGCCCCCTCTGGGGGCGGGAGACTGGGCTCCTCCAGCGACTTCCCGCTTGAATGGCTGCCGAGGGAGGGACTGGAACAAGTGCATCTGGGACTCCCTACACTCCTGAGGCACCAGATTCCCCAACACAGAACACTGGCCTTGCTGATCAGTAGACTCCAGCTGTGCCTCTCAGACCACCCTGGGATCATGGGACACAGAGCTGGGCACCCAGAGCTGCTGCTTAACACCAAAAGCTTTGATCTGCTCTGACTTGGTAGCTCTAGAGCCTAACCCACAGAGCCCCTTTATGTTCTCAGGACAGAAAGGAATGGGGCAGGATCTTTATGTAGGTTTACTTTCCAGTTAGCGTGTTGGGGAACTGAGGACTTACCTGGGAGCAGagggtggttttgtttttctcctaaaaGGCTGGTTTTAACCTGGATTGGAGGACCTTGTGTGTGTGAACACAGGGATGGAGAACTCCCTCAGAGGGCCCCAACTGGGAACCAGTCTTACCGGTCAGGCAGCCCCTGCCCACCTGCTCAGGCGGGCATCTGGCTTACCAGCCCAGCTGGGGACTTAAGGCTCCACTGTTGGCCTCTGGGGACTGAATTCCATCTGGGTGGCATTCATTGGCTGCCCGTGGcgggagaggctgggggaggggattGCTGAGTTTCTAAGGGGCTTTAGTCTGGACAATGAATCACACATACCCCCTCCTCtggaaaggctgcagtgaggcagcTCTGTTTCATTCTACTGCCACCGCCTCTGGTCCTAGAAAACATTGAGTTTCTGGTAGGGGGGAattgagggggtggggagggaagatcAGAGACAAATGCccacttcccttccccctccaGAGAAAACCAGGGCAGAGAGGCCTGGGCCTGTGGAGTCAGAGCTGGGTGGTGACATTGTCTTTGTCATGCtggggtggaggagagggagTCCTCtccagcagtgtgtgtgtgtatgtgtgtgtgtacacacgtatgtatgtgtgcctgtgtggtgGGGTTTGGCCAAGTTTCTAAAGTCCCTCTTGGTTCTCTCTTTTCCAGGCCTGATCACTTGAATGGACATATCAAGCAGGTGCACACTTCTGAACGGCCTCACAAGTGTCAGGTAGGGGCTGGGCCAGGGCAGAGATGGGCTGAAGGAGATGTTGCTGTTCTCACGGTCGCAGCCATGAACCAGCTGCTGCGTGTGCCGGGGGCCCGGCTGACTGCCCACCGCTTTGCACACCTCCCCTCTGTTCCTCCAccctccctctgctctcctcctTTGTTCTTCCCCCAGGCCCCCTTCCCCCACAGCTGATGTTCCTCCTTCCTGGTTGCTTGGTCCTGGTTCCCACCCCGTCTTTGCCTTCACTCTGTTGCTTGGCTTTCCTCTCCTGGTGTTTGCCGGCTCCTTGGATAGTGGAACGATCGCACAGATGTTGTGTTGGGAGACCCAGCCCTGTGCTGGGCCTGGCTGTTGGTTTCCAGCAGTTTGTAGGGACtgcaggttttttaaaaagggctCCTGGTGGTCCAGCCAACCACTCTTCCCCTTTTCTGACCTCAGTTAGAGCTCCTCCCGGGTCCCCTCAGCTTAGGGCACAAGGCAGTGGGGGAGGTAGGAGGTAGGGAGTGGGTGGTCCTCTCCCCCACACTGGCTCCTGTTTAACCCACCCTGAGCCAGGGTTTCTGGAGGACTGGAGAGCAAAGTGGGCTCCTCTTCTTTGAGCTCTTTGCAAAGTAGCAAGTAGGGAAAGCTAAACCAGATAGATTCTCACCCTTGGTTTACCTGCTTGAACAATATTTGGGGTCCCTGCTGGTGCCCAGAAGACTGAGTTTCCTCTCCTGGACACTGAGCATTCTTGTCTGGATAGCGAAcacatttctgtcttttccttggTTATCTCCCCTCTCCCGTGCCAAGTTCCCACCAAGTGagggtgagccatgattgtggggTGTGCATTGCAGCCTCTGATAGGATAACCTGCTTCTCCTTATCCTGTTGGTGGCAAGGGGAGAGGGTTCAGGGAGACCAGCAGGGAGGGATGAATGCTGTAAGTAGGGCAGAGCCCCTGGGGGCCAGGTGTGGACGATGTTCACAGGTGCTGGGCTAGGCAGTTTCCTGGAGGATGGCCCAGGGCGGGCCTGTGGGGATCTGTCTTTGCcttgctgccttctctctctctgtttctctcatcACAGAGCACATTCTGACTCAGGTAGTGTGCTGAGTAGCCCGGGCAGAGTAGGAGGAGCCCAGAGGGCAGTGGGGGCAAGCCCGGTGGCCTGGGGGGGTAACCTGCACTCTCTGCCCTTTTTCCAGGTGTGGGTTGGGAGCAGCAGCGGCCTGCCGCCCCTGGAACCTCTTCCTAGCGACCTGCCATCATGGGACTTTGCCCAGCCTGCTTTGTGGAGGTCGTCCCATTCGGTTCCTGACACCgccttttccctttctctaaaaaaatcaTTCCCAGCCCTTGAAAACCTGGGCCCAGCACACTCCAGCAACGCTCTCTTCTGCCCAGCCCCGCCGGGATATCTGAGGCAGGGCTGGACCACCCCAGAGGGCAGCAGGGCCTTTACCCAGTGGCCTGTTGGCTAGCCTGGGCCTCCCTGGAGAGGGTTGCCAGTGGAGGGGAACAGGAGTGGCAGTTGGCCTGAGACCCCTGCTTTTGGGAGAGACTAGCAGGGTGGTTcctgcccaccatgcccagctcctccCTGGGTGACTTGTTCCATCTCAGAGCCCCTAAATGGGGGTAGTAAGGAGCACCTTTCTGGAACCCCCTATAGCATCCAAGTTTCTTTCTGGGCTCTCTTGCCTTTTCCCCCCTTTCACAGATGGCACCCCTGGGCATCTGTCCTTGCCTAGGTGATTTTGGAGGGTGGTGCCTTCCTGGGAACTAGCCACCAGCTTATCTGCTTCCCCTCCCCTGGCATCACTTCCCGTAGGCCTGGGGTTTCTAGACTGGGGTCCGGCCACCCCTTTCCCCAATCCGGGAGTGAGTCGGCCTCCAGAAAAGACTGGCACAGTTCCAACTAGAGTCAACCCATGCTGCCTTCTGCCCTTCCCACTCAGATCTAGATCCTGCTTTCATTTCTGGCTAGTGAAGTAGacttttgtgtttttgaggtTTATTAGCAGGTCTGCTCAGGAACCAAACCAATGAGTAGTTTTCTATTGGGCTATCCCAGTATATGGCTTTGGGGGCTGAAAAAGCAGATGTAGACCCCCTCCCTTGGATCCCATTGGTGTGCCCTTTAGCACCCCGCAGACTCTGCGGGGTGAACAGGAGTGATGATAAAATTTTTCATTCTAACATTTGaggctttgtgtgttttgtccttGGTCTGTGTCATAACACTGACATCACTGTCCCTTGGTGTACAAATGTgctcctgccctgcccctccAACATACACTCTCACAGACCTGctggcccctcctccagccccataGCCACAACTCCCCTAACAGGGACCCAGCAGGTGAAGACATGCTGGCTCTCGTGCTCTGGGCTGGCCAGCGAGGTGTGCCTGGGCTTGGTTAAACAGCAGGGGCATCTGTTGGCATGGTGTGGGGGTGCTGAAAACATCAGAGGTGAAGAGACAGCTCTCTGGGAGTTCGTTCCTTGGGTCCCCCACTGGCTAGGCACAGTCCCTATTGCTCATCCCCTCCTGATGCCAGAGAGAGTGAAAGAGGCCAATTACAAGAGACTAGTGCCATAGCTTAAGTAGAAAGGCCATCTGAATGTAGGGACAGGAAGCCTCAGGCTTGACAGTGGCATGTCTCCTTGGGGCTTGGCCTGAGTGTTCTTAACTGGCCCAGATGCCCCAAGTACTGCTGGATTTATGAGCTTAGTGGGCTGGGACATTTCCCCCACGTGGAGTTCAACCTGAAGCTGAGAGGCTGGAGCAGCTCAGACCTCCCTAGCTTCCACAGGCTCCACTTCTTGGGGGCTGGTTAGAGAAGGAATGCGTTGAGATGGGCATATGCTTGAGAAGAAGGGGGCCAAAGAGCCCAGGGAGCTGAACTTTCACACATTGCCCTTAAGGGTTTTCCAGTGCTGTGGGAGAAGGCTGCTCGAGACTACCCCTGAGGCTGCCTGAGTTCAAGGGCCACCAAGGGTAGGGGTGTGCACTAGTGCCCTTGGTACCATTTGGGCCCCATTCCCAAGCTGCTCAATCCTTAGGAAGAAAAGCTTCAGGAAGTCTGGGAAGGGATCAGGACTGGGGCTCAGCGTTGAGTGGTGATGACCAACACTCAGGGTGCCTGGGCCAGGACCTGGCAGGCATGGCCCTTAACTACAGCAGGCTGTCTAAGCACAGGGCTGTGGGCCAGGCAGCTCTTCTGAGTGCCACAGGCAGTCACAGCATTCTGCCTCTGGCTCGCTCTCTTCCCATCAGCGTCC
This is a stretch of genomic DNA from Papio anubis isolate 15944 chromosome 16, Panubis1.0, whole genome shotgun sequence. It encodes these proteins:
- the LOC103888308 gene encoding LOW QUALITY PROTEIN: uncharacterized protein LOC103888308 (The sequence of the model RefSeq protein was modified relative to this genomic sequence to represent the inferred CDS: inserted 2 bases in 1 codon); amino-acid sequence: MRTRRSSGRRPPFGAPLSCAKSPEVACDRLPASNTREGPGSWPETGRTSGAPSAPGTWTELMGCAPGRAGEMRPASSFSPKPSTQSFVPGEREVTSSGRRQYEGDGRGRDPRKPQQFLGKWGCRRSRGHSRASPSREHPQRPQPCETPGVLVMGPAARPRRFVPGPPGDATALELYTKVCLPRKRWXGRLAQSPRQQAPRVRAGSSHSCKEGAKYVFQTFHGSKLSASIKRSGVRGKSILGISMQMNGPGFQLRSGFPPLRAELAPSHARPEASGRCPGV